One stretch of Streptomyces hygroscopicus DNA includes these proteins:
- a CDS encoding Alginate lyase 2, with amino-acid sequence MYMDARSIPTPHGKAIPMRIRTLLTAVATVTTVIGGLALAAPAGASPAATFADPSKAPGGNFDLSVWQLQEPVGSPGKPTTIPSSRLQGANGFQDDYFYTDKRDGAMTFWAPEKGVTTPNSNYARSELREMNRNGGAADWSLSGSHKLQATLRVVSVTKNVCVGQIHLGSGGSSTKPLVELYYRANGDIVLGTENSPEGGQTLHNVGNVSIGKTWNYTIGVSGGDTIDLTVNGATTHYDIPSSFFSYKQYFKAGSYNQSSSDSTTNGARVGFYGLTVSHG; translated from the coding sequence ATGTACATGGACGCGCGGTCCATACCAACCCCCCACGGGAAGGCAATTCCCATGCGCATCCGTACGCTGCTCACCGCCGTGGCGACCGTGACCACCGTCATCGGCGGCCTGGCTCTCGCGGCCCCCGCCGGCGCCTCCCCCGCGGCCACCTTCGCCGACCCGTCGAAGGCGCCGGGCGGCAACTTCGACCTGTCGGTGTGGCAACTCCAGGAACCGGTCGGCTCCCCCGGCAAGCCGACGACCATCCCCTCGTCCCGGCTCCAGGGGGCGAACGGATTCCAGGACGACTACTTCTACACCGACAAGCGCGACGGGGCGATGACGTTCTGGGCGCCGGAAAAGGGCGTCACCACGCCGAACTCCAACTACGCCCGCTCCGAACTGCGCGAGATGAACCGCAACGGCGGCGCCGCGGACTGGTCGCTGAGCGGCTCCCACAAGCTGCAGGCGACGCTGCGCGTGGTGTCGGTGACGAAGAACGTCTGCGTCGGGCAGATCCACCTCGGCTCGGGCGGGTCCTCCACGAAGCCGCTGGTGGAGCTGTACTACCGCGCCAACGGCGACATCGTCCTCGGCACGGAGAACTCACCCGAGGGCGGCCAGACGCTGCACAACGTCGGCAATGTGTCGATCGGCAAGACCTGGAACTACACGATCGGCGTCTCCGGCGGCGACACCATCGACCTGACGGTCAACGGCGCCACGACGCACTACGACATCCCGTCGTCCTTCTTCTCCTACAAGCAGTACTTCAAGGCCGGCTCCTACAACCAGTCGTCCTCCGACAGCACCACGAACGGAGCACGCGTCGGCTTCTACGGCCTGACCGTCTCCCACGGCTGA
- a CDS encoding protein-tyrosine phosphatase: MSDAPLPGALRLPDGSWVRGRGLRHPRPDGPLPGFGLYLGSTRLRQRHDGELEWERAWIEWPDFLLPRDRDLAVRRIRALHQRARAGTPVEVACGGGVGRTGTVIACLAIMAGVSPADAVAWTRAHHHRRAVETPWQRGWVARFPGG, translated from the coding sequence ATGAGCGACGCACCACTGCCGGGCGCCCTTCGGCTCCCGGATGGCTCCTGGGTCCGTGGCCGGGGCCTGCGCCACCCACGACCGGACGGGCCGCTGCCCGGCTTCGGTCTCTACCTGGGGTCCACCCGGCTGCGCCAGCGGCATGACGGGGAGCTGGAGTGGGAGCGCGCGTGGATCGAGTGGCCCGATTTCCTGCTGCCGCGTGACCGTGACCTGGCCGTGCGGCGGATCCGCGCGCTGCACCAGCGGGCACGGGCGGGCACGCCCGTCGAAGTCGCCTGCGGCGGTGGCGTCGGGCGCACCGGGACCGTCATCGCCTGCCTGGCCATCATGGCGGGGGTGTCGCCCGCGGACGCGGTGGCCTGGACGCGCGCGCACCATCACCGCCGGGCCGTCGAGACCCCTTGGCAGCGGGGCTGGGTGGCTCGGTTTCCGGGCGGCTGA
- a CDS encoding glyoxalase, which produces MTTPGNLPTPEQGLVLTHFLTVRDVVRSRRFYADIFGGEVVLEENPAIVRVANSWIIMNPGGGPTPDKPEVTLVPPENGATVSSFLNVRVADIGAFYADAKAKGAEFITEPLDRKAELRCYLRDPDGYLIEVGQATGMLQGVFADR; this is translated from the coding sequence ATGACGACTCCCGGCAATCTGCCCACACCTGAGCAAGGGCTCGTTCTCACCCACTTCCTGACCGTGCGCGACGTCGTGAGATCGAGACGCTTCTACGCCGACATCTTCGGCGGCGAGGTCGTACTGGAGGAGAACCCGGCCATCGTGCGGGTGGCCAACAGCTGGATCATCATGAACCCCGGAGGCGGGCCCACCCCGGACAAGCCCGAGGTGACGCTTGTGCCGCCGGAGAACGGTGCCACCGTGTCCAGTTTCCTGAACGTCCGTGTCGCCGATATCGGCGCCTTCTACGCCGACGCCAAGGCCAAAGGAGCGGAGTTCATCACGGAGCCTCTCGATCGCAAGGCCGAGCTGCGCTGCTATCTGCGCGACCCCGATGGTTACCTCATCGAGGTCGGCCAGGCCACCGGCATGCTCCAGGGGGTGTTCGCCGACCGTTGA